A DNA window from Mastomys coucha isolate ucsf_1 unplaced genomic scaffold, UCSF_Mcou_1 pScaffold21, whole genome shotgun sequence contains the following coding sequences:
- the LOC116102719 gene encoding tripartite motif-containing protein 34A isoform X1: protein MPSTGPMDVQKEATCLVCQELLTQALSLGCGHHVCQACLTMNQSAVINPRGKSSCPVCGTRFSFENLQANKHLADVVERLREVKLNPDIGEKRDLCVHHGEKLLLFCKEDKKVICWVCERSQEHRGHHTFLRDEAVRECQENLQKALKRLRKEQEKVETLEADIKEDRISWKRQIQTERQRIQTGFNQLRRILDKEEQRELKRLREEEKMILDSLAGAEAELVEQSQLVEELISDLERRCEWSDTELLQDMSGILKWSQIWTLKKPKAVSKKLKVVFQAPDLSGVLQKFRELTAIRAYWEDFTFNPKNLNLNLILSEDHRQVTSVSIWPFKCCNNGILGSKCFSSGKHYWEVDVSEKNAWTLGVYTRKRTSMFDVRRCKSQPNGYHRYKPQNGYWVIGLQDASKYSIFEDSSKCDPTVLNPFVATPLHRVGVFLDCEEGIVSFFNVTNHGSLIYKFSQCCFSQPAYPYFNPWDCPAPMTLCTLNS from the exons ATGCCCTCAACAGGTCCGATGGATGTACAGAAGGAGGCCACTTGCCTTGTCTGCCAAGAGCTTTTGACACAAGCCCTGAGTCTAGGCTGTGGCCACCATGTATGCCAAGCCTGCCTCACCATGAACCAGAGTGCAGTGATCAACCCCAGAGGGAAAAGCAGCTGTCCTGTGTGTGGGACTAGATTCTCATTTGAAAATCTACAGGCTAATAAGCATCTGGCAGATGTAGTAGAGAGACTCAGGGAAGTCAAGTTGAACCCTGACATTGGGGAAAAGAGAGATCTCTGTGTACACCATGGAGAGAAACTCCTTCTCTTCTGTAAGGAGGACAAGAAGGTCATTTGCTGGGTTTGTGAGCGTTCTCAGGAGCATCGTGGTCACCACACATTCCTCCGGGATGAAGCAGTCAGGGAATGTCAG GAGAATCTCCAGAAAGCtctcaagaggctgaggaaggagcaggagaaggtCGAGACATTGGAAGCTGACATCAAAGAAGACAGAATTTCCTGGAAG CGCCAGATCCAGACTGAGAGACAAAGGATACAAACAGGCTTTAATCAGCTTAGAAGAATCCTGGAcaaggaggaacagagagagctgAAAAGActcagggaagaggagaagatgatACTAGACAGCCTGGCGGGGGCAGAGGCTGAGCTGGTTGAACAGAGCCAGTTGGTGGAGGAACTTATCTCCGATCTAGAGCGTCGGTGTGAGTGGTCAGACACAGAGCTGCTGCAG gaTATGAGCGGTATCCTGAAATG GAGTCAGATCTGGACATTGAAGAAGCCAAAAGCAGTTTCTAAGAAACTGAAGGTGGTATTCCAAGCTCCTGATCTGAGTGGCGTGCTACAGAAGTTTAGAG AGCTAACAGCTATCCGGGCCTACTGGG aggACTTCACATTTAATCCAAAAAACCTAAATTTGAATCTTATACTTTCAGAAGACCACAGACAAGTGACATCTGTGTCCATTTGGCCCTTTAAATGTTGTAACAATGGTATCTTGGGCTCCAAATGTTTTTCCTCAGGAAAACATTACTGGGAAGTGGACGTGTCTGAAAAAAATGCCTGGACCTTGGGAGTTTACACTAGAAAACGAACGTCGATGTTTGATGTTAGACGATGCAAAAGTCAGCCAAATGGTTATCACAGATACAAACCACAGAATGGGTACTGGGTTATAGGGTTACAGGATGCATCCAAGTATAGTATCTTTGAGGATTCTTCCAAGTGTGACCCTACTGTTCTGAACCCCTTTGTGGCTACCCCTCTCCATCGGGTTGGGGTTTTCCTTGACTGTGAAGAGGGCATAGTGTCCTTCTTCAATGTCACAAACCATGGGTCACTCATTTATAAGTTTTCCCAGTGCTGCTTTTCCCAACCTGCCTATCCATACTTTAATCCTTGGGACTGTCCGGCCCCCATGACCCTATGTACTTTGAACTCCTGA
- the LOC116102719 gene encoding tripartite motif-containing protein 34A isoform X2 — protein MPSTGPMDVQKEATCLVCQELLTQALSLGCGHHVCQACLTMNQSAVINPRGKSSCPVCGTRFSFENLQANKHLADVVERLREVKLNPDIGEKRDLCVHHGEKLLLFCKEDKKVICWVCERSQEHRGHHTFLRDEAVRECQRQIQTERQRIQTGFNQLRRILDKEEQRELKRLREEEKMILDSLAGAEAELVEQSQLVEELISDLERRCEWSDTELLQDMSGILKWSQIWTLKKPKAVSKKLKVVFQAPDLSGVLQKFRELTAIRAYWEDFTFNPKNLNLNLILSEDHRQVTSVSIWPFKCCNNGILGSKCFSSGKHYWEVDVSEKNAWTLGVYTRKRTSMFDVRRCKSQPNGYHRYKPQNGYWVIGLQDASKYSIFEDSSKCDPTVLNPFVATPLHRVGVFLDCEEGIVSFFNVTNHGSLIYKFSQCCFSQPAYPYFNPWDCPAPMTLCTLNS, from the exons ATGCCCTCAACAGGTCCGATGGATGTACAGAAGGAGGCCACTTGCCTTGTCTGCCAAGAGCTTTTGACACAAGCCCTGAGTCTAGGCTGTGGCCACCATGTATGCCAAGCCTGCCTCACCATGAACCAGAGTGCAGTGATCAACCCCAGAGGGAAAAGCAGCTGTCCTGTGTGTGGGACTAGATTCTCATTTGAAAATCTACAGGCTAATAAGCATCTGGCAGATGTAGTAGAGAGACTCAGGGAAGTCAAGTTGAACCCTGACATTGGGGAAAAGAGAGATCTCTGTGTACACCATGGAGAGAAACTCCTTCTCTTCTGTAAGGAGGACAAGAAGGTCATTTGCTGGGTTTGTGAGCGTTCTCAGGAGCATCGTGGTCACCACACATTCCTCCGGGATGAAGCAGTCAGGGAATGTCAG CGCCAGATCCAGACTGAGAGACAAAGGATACAAACAGGCTTTAATCAGCTTAGAAGAATCCTGGAcaaggaggaacagagagagctgAAAAGActcagggaagaggagaagatgatACTAGACAGCCTGGCGGGGGCAGAGGCTGAGCTGGTTGAACAGAGCCAGTTGGTGGAGGAACTTATCTCCGATCTAGAGCGTCGGTGTGAGTGGTCAGACACAGAGCTGCTGCAG gaTATGAGCGGTATCCTGAAATG GAGTCAGATCTGGACATTGAAGAAGCCAAAAGCAGTTTCTAAGAAACTGAAGGTGGTATTCCAAGCTCCTGATCTGAGTGGCGTGCTACAGAAGTTTAGAG AGCTAACAGCTATCCGGGCCTACTGGG aggACTTCACATTTAATCCAAAAAACCTAAATTTGAATCTTATACTTTCAGAAGACCACAGACAAGTGACATCTGTGTCCATTTGGCCCTTTAAATGTTGTAACAATGGTATCTTGGGCTCCAAATGTTTTTCCTCAGGAAAACATTACTGGGAAGTGGACGTGTCTGAAAAAAATGCCTGGACCTTGGGAGTTTACACTAGAAAACGAACGTCGATGTTTGATGTTAGACGATGCAAAAGTCAGCCAAATGGTTATCACAGATACAAACCACAGAATGGGTACTGGGTTATAGGGTTACAGGATGCATCCAAGTATAGTATCTTTGAGGATTCTTCCAAGTGTGACCCTACTGTTCTGAACCCCTTTGTGGCTACCCCTCTCCATCGGGTTGGGGTTTTCCTTGACTGTGAAGAGGGCATAGTGTCCTTCTTCAATGTCACAAACCATGGGTCACTCATTTATAAGTTTTCCCAGTGCTGCTTTTCCCAACCTGCCTATCCATACTTTAATCCTTGGGACTGTCCGGCCCCCATGACCCTATGTACTTTGAACTCCTGA
- the LOC116102717 gene encoding tripartite motif-containing protein 12A-like: MASEFIMNLKEEVTCPICLDLMVEPVSADCGHSFCRACITLNYESSKCHVGEFICPVCRVSYLFRNLRPNRHVANIVERLKEFKSSPEEEQKVACCASHGEKLQLFCKEDMMAICWVCERSQEHHGHQTALTEEVVKEYKEKLQVVLQKLMTDKNEFDTWKDDLQKERTYWENQIQKDVKNVQSEFKRMRDIMDSEEKNELEKLMQEKGDIINSLAEFENEHAQQSKLLGDLISSVEHHLQCSAMEMLQGVENIIKWSQTFSVRKPKTIPREQRRVFRAPDLHSVLQVVQEVSEAQRYWVRVTLVQSNNPNVVITDERQVRYEDHQPRNFAHERENCHEGVLGYPAIQSGKHYWEVDVSGKGSWVLGLSDGSYLFNPLFRSNAERYSLFSLRSSNDSHYQPKYGFWVIGLWSNSVYNAFEEHAFTGKPNVLTLSLMVPPHRVGVFLDHAAGTLSFYNISNHGTLIYRFCKDSFPDKVFPYFNPMGSLEPMTVCWPDS; this comes from the exons ATGGCTTCAGAATTCATAATGAATTTAAAGGAGGAGGTGACCTGTCCTATCTGTCTGGACCTGATGGTGGAACCCGTGAGTGCAGATTGTGGTCATAGCTTCTGCCGAGCCTGCATCACGCTGAACTATGAATCCAGCAAATGCCACGTGGGAGAGTTCATTTGCCCTGTGTGCCGAGTTAGTTACCTGTTTAGAAATCTGAGGCCTAATCGACATGTGGCCAACATAGTAGAGAGGCTCaaagagttcaagtccagcccagaagaggagcagaaggtagcttgctgtgcaagccatggagagaaacTCCAGCTCTTCTGTAAGGAGGACATGATGGCCATCTGCTGGGTTTGTGAGCGATCTCAGGAGCACCATGGTCACCAAACAGCTCTCACTGAAGAGGTGGTCAAGGAGTACAAG GAGAAGCTGCAGGTAGTTCTGCAAAAGCTGATGACAGATAAGAATGAATTTGACACCTGGAAAGATGACCttcagaaggagagaacttactGGGAG AATCAAATACAGAAAGATGTGAAAAATGTTCAGTCAGAGTTTAAACGAATGAGAGATATCATGGACTCTGAGGAGAAGAATGAATTGGAGAAGCTGATGCAAGAGAAAGGAGACATTATCAACAGCCTGGCAGAGTTTGAAAATGAGCATGCTCAGCAGAGCAAATTGCTAGGAGACCTCATCTCAAGTGTGGAACATCACTTACAGTGCTCAGCCATGGAAATGCTGCAG GGTGTGGAGAACATCATAAAATG GAGTCAGACTTTTTCGGTGAGGAAGCCCAAAACCATCCCCAGGGAACAAAGAAGAGTGTTCCGAGCCCCTGATCTGCACAGTGTGCTGCAAGTGGTGCAAG AGGTCTCAGAGGCCCAACGCTACTGGG TTCGAGTGACGCTGGTTCAAAGCAACAATCCAAACGTTGTCATTACTGATGAAAGACAAGTACGATATGaagaccaccaaccaagaaatTTTGCACATGAGCGTGAAAACTGTCATGAAGGCGTCCTGGGATACCCAGCTATCCAATCAGGAAAACATTACTGGGAAGTCGATGTGTCAGGAAAAGGTTCTTGGGTTCTGGGATTAAGTGATGGAAGCTACCTCTTCAATCCATTATTTCGTTCAAACGCTGAGAGAtactctctgttttctttgagaAGTAGTAATGATTCACATTACCAACCTAAATATGGCTTCTGGGTTATAGGGCTGTGGAGCAACTCTGTGTACAATGCTTTTGAGGAGCATGCTTTCACAGGCAAGCCCAACGTCTTGACCCTGTCTCTGATGGTCCCACCCCATcgtgttggtgttttccttgaCCATGCAGCCGGCACTCTCTCATTTTACAATATTTCCAACCACGGAACTCTGATCTACAGATTCTGTAAAGATTCCTTTCCGGATAaggtttttccttattttaatccCATGGGAAGTTTAGAGCCAATGACAGTATGCTGGCCAGACTCTTGA